The Bacteroidota bacterium region TTTCTCATAAACAAGCATTTCCCACATCAGGTAAGTGTCGTACCAAAATTCTTCGTAGCCATAAGCGCTTCTACCTTGTCCATGATTCCACTGATCTTCAAGGGGTATGCCTTGTGCGGCATAATCACCGGTAATAAGTACGGCATATTTCTCCTGTGCAAAAGTTGATGCCGAAAGGCTTACAAAAGCCATTACCACAATTAAAATACGAATTGTTTTCATTTTTATTAATTTTGCGGCTGTTACCGGTGGCGGGGATCGGCTGCCTGTTGCCTTGTGATGCTTTTGGCAGCCCGATCTCTTTGTGCCGGTTTAATAGCCTGGTTAAAAAATTATTGAACTAATATTACCGAGCGTGTAAGAATGTTCCTGCCTGACTGCAAGCGTATGAGGTAAAGGCCTGGTGTAACCTCCTTTCCGTTTTGGTCTTTACCGTCCCATGTTATTTCATGCTCGTCTGATGATTTATTTTCGTTTATTAATGTATTTATTAGTTTGCCTTGGATTGTGTAAATTTTCAATTGAAAATCTTTATTAGATTTCATTTCAAAAACAATAGTTAATTTAATTGTAAATGGATTGGGGAAAAGCTTAAATTTATTAAATGAAGTAGTAATTTCAATATTATTTGTTATCATATCCATTTTTGAATAAAATATCTGCCCTTCGTCTGCCATAAGACTTTTTGAATAGAATAAAAATATTTTGTTGTTATATTTAATTGCTTTTAGGTTAAAAAATGCGTTTGGTGTTTCATCTATTATATAACCGTTCCAAAAGTTATCTAGAAAATAGTAAAATATTATTTTCTGACCATCATCAGATTTTTCAGTATCAAAAATATTTGGGTTATTATAGGTATCAATAATAATTTGTTGGTTTCTAGGGTCTTCAACAATTAGTTCAGGAGTAGTCCAAGATGTGCCGTTATTATATGCATAAAAAGTACCGTCATTGGGCGGAATACTATCATTTGTAAATTCCTGCCATACAAGATGAGGTAAATAGTTTGTATCTAAATCAATATCGAAACCATACCATGAATAATGTTCTCCAAATTCAACAATATCACTCCACAAATCATTTTCATAATCGTAATAAAGATATACAGGTTTTATATCATAAGCTGTTTGCCCTTCGTAATGATGGGCGCCAATCCAATGAAGGTTATTACAGGAATCTACAGCACAATTTATAAAAGCGAAATAATCATTGTTGTTATAGGGTATATAGTAATCGCTCCAAAATCCGTTTTGCAGATACCTGTAGAAAGTTGTACCGTTATTGATACTTCTGTACCAGAAACAATAAACCCTGTCATTGTTATCAATCACTAATTTATTGGCATGTGATTCGGGCATTCCTTCCGACACAACAATTGGATCACTCCAGCTTATTCCGTCAAATTTTTTATAATAAACCAAGGATTCAAGATAATTTCCTACATCATAGTCATAAGTGAGATACAAATTATTTTCCGAATCACAAACGATATGTGGGTCTGATACCCATTTCTCCGTATTCAATGAAATATCATCAGGTACAGACCATGTTAGTCCTTCATCGCTTGACTGTGAATAATATATTTTCCAAAAGTTCTGTACAATCTTATGCGCCCAAACACAATGAAAAGTACCATTTTGATCAACCGTAATATCCGGTTGATTATTCAAACCCTCCATATTAGAAATATTCAGCGGTTTTGTCCAGTTTTGAGCTGCACAGAAAGGGGCGATACAAAGACAAAGAATAAAAAAATTTAATTTCATTGTTTTACTTTTTTATGGTTGTGTTTTTACTCCTATTGCAACCAGCGTCTATATAACTAATCAAGTCGGTTTATCTACCTTAAATTGATCGTATCAACGTACTTTGTTTCATAATCAAGAAATTGTAAATCGTCAGCGAAATGTTTACCAGTAAAGATATAATTTTAATGTGTGGGTTTGGTGGAAGACCGTTAATCACAGCATTCTGATTTGGTTGCATTTCAACAGGTTCTGTACGTGGTGCCAAGGAAATACTATTGTAAATGTTCTGCCAATCAATTGGATACTTGTTGCTGTTAATAATTGTGTAGCTACCATCGGCTGTATTCACAAAAATATACTTGCATGGATGATTCCAGTTAGCAAATGGTAAATCGTCAATGAAATATACCCAGCATTCAGCAGTTGGAATATTGATGGTACTGCTATCATACAGTATAATGTTATTTTGGCTTGTTTGAATATCAGGAGATGTATAAACATCAACCATATTAAGTTGATCAGAAAAAATCTGGTTCAGAACCAGATCGTTGGCTTGCTGTCTGGCAAACTGAGCTCTGCAAAAAAGAGAACTCAAACAGATTGTCGCCAGTAATGAAAGAAAACGTAATTTTATCATTGCAAAATCCTCCATTTTAAGTTAAGACTTGATTATTTTAATTACTTGGTCGATTTTTCCGTTTATCTTCAGACAGGCGAAAATAGCGCCGGACTTGCATAGTTTATCAGTCTTATCAAGCCCGCGCCATTGTGTAGAATATTGACCTCCTTTCAGTTTTTCATGGATCAAACAATGGATGATTTTGCCCTGAATGTCATATACGGACAGCTCTACCTGTGCTGTTTGTTTTATTTCGAACTCAAAAGTTGTGGTTTCATAA contains the following coding sequences:
- a CDS encoding T9SS type A sorting domain-containing protein, with protein sequence MKLNFFILCLCIAPFCAAQNWTKPLNISNMEGLNNQPDITVDQNGTFHCVWAHKIVQNFWKIYYSQSSDEGLTWSVPDDISLNTEKWVSDPHIVCDSENNLYLTYDYDVGNYLESLVYYKKFDGISWSDPIVVSEGMPESHANKLVIDNNDRVYCFWYRSINNGTTFYRYLQNGFWSDYYIPYNNNDYFAFINCAVDSCNNLHWIGAHHYEGQTAYDIKPVYLYYDYENDLWSDIVEFGEHYSWYGFDIDLDTNYLPHLVWQEFTNDSIPPNDGTFYAYNNGTSWTTPELIVEDPRNQQIIIDTYNNPNIFDTEKSDDGQKIIFYYFLDNFWNGYIIDETPNAFFNLKAIKYNNKIFLFYSKSLMADEGQIFYSKMDMITNNIEITTSFNKFKLFPNPFTIKLTIVFEMKSNKDFQLKIYTIQGKLINTLINENKSSDEHEITWDGKDQNGKEVTPGLYLIRLQSGRNILTRSVILVQ